The following are from one region of the Polaribacter marinaquae genome:
- a CDS encoding S41 family peptidase: MKNFKIKKKTIIIALVATVFLTYSFKSKFFEVAKQIEIYNTLFKELNMYYVDEINPAELTNRAIKNTLKDLDPYTNFYNEQDVETARIRRAGEYGGIGVSVFYTKQGIEISEVYKGYSADKAGLKAGDVIIAVDNQSIKNMNREQLSMFLKGTPNSKFSVEVVRQSKSFTKEIIREKVVVNPVPFAEMIDAETGYITLTRFNDKASSEVKKAYRKLKKQGMKKLVFDLRYNPGGSLLESIRISNFFLPKGKKIVSTKAKIKKWSNTYTSKNDPLDLEIPIVVLINERSASASEIVSGSLQDYDRAVIMGKRSFGKGLVQRYRELTYGTQLKLTISKYYTPSGRCIQELDYENRDLETGKIPKFSDKGINAFKTANGRTVYDGGGVMPDVEIKTSKKNETTDALIKSRAIFNFATDYYYNNLTSKSLEDFKFSNKEFNRFTEFLKVDTTFTTVQESLFKKAFLASKENNVSSEYSKIKEKLADDKIKEISKNKDIITALLEAEILERYFYKEGVYKYNLKNDEAISQAVALLNNPTQYTEILSGK, from the coding sequence ATGAAAAACTTTAAAATAAAAAAGAAAACTATAATTATAGCTCTAGTAGCTACTGTTTTTTTAACGTATTCGTTTAAATCGAAGTTTTTTGAAGTTGCAAAACAAATAGAAATCTACAATACTTTGTTTAAGGAATTAAACATGTACTATGTAGATGAGATTAATCCTGCAGAACTTACCAATAGAGCAATTAAAAACACATTAAAAGATTTAGATCCATACACAAATTTTTATAACGAACAAGATGTAGAAACAGCAAGAATTAGAAGAGCTGGTGAATATGGCGGTATCGGGGTTTCTGTATTTTACACAAAACAAGGTATAGAAATTAGCGAAGTTTATAAAGGATATTCTGCTGATAAAGCAGGTTTAAAAGCAGGTGATGTAATTATAGCTGTAGACAATCAATCTATTAAAAACATGAATAGAGAACAATTGTCTATGTTTTTAAAAGGAACACCAAATAGCAAGTTTTCTGTTGAGGTTGTTAGACAAAGTAAATCTTTTACTAAAGAAATTATTAGAGAAAAAGTAGTTGTTAATCCGGTTCCGTTTGCAGAAATGATTGATGCAGAAACCGGTTACATTACCTTAACTCGTTTTAATGATAAAGCTTCATCCGAAGTAAAAAAAGCATATAGAAAATTAAAAAAACAAGGAATGAAAAAACTTGTTTTCGATTTAAGATATAATCCTGGTGGATCGTTATTAGAATCTATCAGAATTTCTAATTTCTTTTTACCTAAAGGAAAAAAAATAGTGAGTACAAAAGCAAAAATTAAAAAATGGAGCAACACATATACTTCTAAAAATGATCCTTTAGATTTAGAAATTCCTATTGTAGTTTTAATTAACGAACGTTCTGCATCGGCATCAGAAATTGTTAGCGGTTCTTTACAAGATTATGATAGAGCTGTAATTATGGGTAAAAGATCCTTTGGTAAAGGTTTGGTGCAACGCTATAGAGAGTTAACTTACGGTACGCAATTAAAGCTTACTATTTCTAAATATTATACACCAAGTGGGCGATGTATACAGGAGTTAGATTATGAAAACAGAGATCTTGAAACGGGTAAAATACCTAAGTTTTCTGATAAAGGAATTAATGCTTTTAAAACTGCAAACGGAAGAACTGTTTATGATGGTGGTGGTGTAATGCCAGATGTAGAAATTAAAACTTCTAAAAAGAATGAAACAACAGATGCATTAATTAAATCTAGAGCTATTTTTAACTTTGCTACAGATTATTATTACAATAATTTAACATCTAAAAGTTTAGAAGATTTTAAATTTAGCAATAAAGAGTTTAATCGTTTTACAGAGTTTTTAAAGGTAGATACAACATTTACAACAGTGCAAGAATCGTTGTTTAAAAAAGCATTTTTAGCTTCAAAAGAAAATAATGTTTCTTCGGAATATAGCAAGATAAAAGAAAAATTAGCAGACGATAAAATTAAAGAAATCTCTAAAAATAAAGATATTATTACAGCACTTTTAGAGGCAGAAATTCTAGAAAGATACTTTTATAAAGAAGGCGTTTACAAGTATAATTTAAAAAATGATGAAGCTATTTCGCAAGCAGTAGCTTTGTTAAACAACCCAACCCAATACACAGAAATACTATCAGGTAAATAG
- the rnpA gene encoding ribonuclease P protein component, whose amino-acid sequence MKNTLGKQERLKSKKLIEKLYSEGSSVKTFPLRLIYVQTEHTSDFPCQVGVSVAKRNFKLAVHRNRLKRLLRETYRLQKEIVYNNLDKPYVFMISYIGRDEIKYEELYLKMEKLLTLFVNKVKEKEDEKL is encoded by the coding sequence ATGAAAAATACGTTAGGAAAGCAAGAGCGTTTAAAGAGTAAGAAGTTAATAGAAAAACTGTATTCAGAAGGTAGTTCTGTTAAAACTTTTCCTTTAAGATTAATTTATGTGCAAACAGAACATACGTCAGATTTTCCTTGTCAAGTAGGAGTTTCTGTAGCAAAAAGAAACTTTAAATTAGCTGTGCATAGAAATCGATTAAAAAGACTGTTAAGAGAAACGTATCGATTGCAAAAAGAGATTGTGTATAACAATTTAGATAAACCGTATGTTTTTATGATTTCGTATATTGGTAGAGATGAAATTAAATATGAAGAATTGTATTTAAAAATGGAAAAACTACTAACGTTATTTGTAAATAAAGTAAAAGAAAAGGAAGATGAAAAACTTTAA
- a CDS encoding SGNH/GDSL hydrolase family protein, translated as MKKPILSIFICFCLFLVSCGSMNDQIETIEEIDEIKDEVVVIDAELDSTSINNSNTKSFKILSLGDSYTIGQSVCETCRYPSQLKDSLLKKYPEGSTIDLKIIARTGWTTTDLINAINSQNISNDYNLTTLLIGVNNQYRFSNMAVFQEEFPLLVDTAIKAIGDEKNKLIVISIPDYSFTPLFKNNTYISKQIDNYNKFIEEYCTKNDITYVNITDISREGLTNPNLVASDNLHLSKLAYTKFIQRILPLALKKLNN; from the coding sequence ATGAAAAAGCCTATTCTAAGTATTTTTATTTGTTTTTGTCTGTTTCTTGTTTCATGCGGAAGTATGAATGATCAAATAGAAACAATTGAAGAAATTGATGAAATTAAAGACGAAGTAGTTGTTATTGATGCAGAATTAGATTCGACTTCAATAAACAATTCAAATACAAAAAGCTTCAAAATATTATCTTTAGGTGACAGTTATACAATTGGCCAAAGCGTTTGCGAGACTTGTAGATATCCGTCTCAATTAAAAGATAGTTTGCTAAAAAAATATCCCGAAGGATCTACAATTGATCTTAAAATTATTGCCAGAACTGGTTGGACAACTACAGACTTAATTAATGCAATCAATTCTCAAAATATTTCTAATGATTATAATTTAACGACTTTATTAATAGGCGTAAATAATCAATATAGATTTAGTAATATGGCTGTCTTCCAAGAAGAATTTCCATTATTAGTTGATACTGCTATAAAAGCTATTGGTGACGAAAAGAATAAGTTGATTGTTATTTCTATACCCGATTATTCTTTTACACCATTATTTAAAAATAATACTTATATTTCAAAGCAAATAGACAATTACAACAAGTTTATAGAAGAATATTGTACTAAAAATGATATTACTTATGTAAATATAACTGATATTTCTCGTGAAGGTTTAACAAATCCTAATTTGGTAGCATCAGATAATTTACATCTTTCAAAACTAGCATACACAAAATTTATACAAAGAATTTTACCTTTAGCGTTAAAGAAATTAAATAATTAA
- a CDS encoding acyl-CoA dehydrogenase family protein, which yields MKPDLFQAPDYYNLDDLLTEEHKLVRDAAREWVKRDVSPIIEDYAQKAAFPKQIINGLAEIGAFGPYIPEEYGGAGLDQISYGLIMQEIERGDSGVRSTASVQSSLVMYPIFKYGNETQRKKYLPKLASGEWMGCFGLTEPNHGSNPAGMETNFKDKGDHYLLNGAKMWISNAPFAQVAVVWAKNEEGRIHGLIVERGMEGFSTPETHNKWSLRASSTGELIFDNVKVPKENLLPNKSGLGAPLGCLDSARYGIAWGAIGAAMDCYDTALRYCKERIQFGKPIGQFQLQQKKLAEMITEITKAQLLAWRLGTLKNQDKATSAQISMAKRNNVDMALKVAREARQMLGGMGISGEYSIMRHMMNLESVVTYEGTHDIHLLITGLDITGFNAFK from the coding sequence ATGAAACCCGACTTATTTCAAGCACCAGATTATTATAATCTAGACGATTTATTAACCGAAGAACATAAACTTGTTAGAGATGCAGCAAGAGAATGGGTTAAAAGAGATGTTTCTCCTATCATAGAAGATTATGCTCAAAAAGCAGCGTTCCCAAAGCAAATTATCAATGGTTTGGCAGAAATTGGTGCTTTTGGTCCTTATATTCCAGAAGAATACGGTGGCGCAGGTTTAGATCAAATTTCTTATGGGTTGATTATGCAAGAAATAGAACGCGGTGATTCTGGAGTAAGATCTACAGCTTCTGTACAATCTTCTTTGGTAATGTATCCTATTTTTAAATACGGAAATGAAACGCAAAGAAAAAAATATTTACCAAAATTAGCTTCTGGCGAATGGATGGGATGTTTTGGTTTAACAGAGCCAAATCACGGTTCTAATCCGGCAGGAATGGAAACCAATTTTAAAGATAAAGGCGATCATTATTTATTAAATGGCGCTAAAATGTGGATTTCGAATGCTCCGTTTGCACAAGTTGCAGTTGTTTGGGCTAAAAATGAAGAAGGTAGAATACATGGTTTGATTGTAGAAAGAGGTATGGAAGGTTTTTCTACACCAGAAACACACAACAAGTGGTCTTTACGCGCATCATCTACAGGAGAATTAATTTTTGACAATGTAAAAGTGCCAAAAGAAAATTTATTACCAAATAAATCTGGCTTGGGCGCACCATTAGGTTGTTTAGATTCTGCAAGATATGGTATTGCTTGGGGCGCAATTGGTGCAGCGATGGATTGTTATGATACCGCGCTTCGTTATTGTAAAGAAAGAATTCAGTTTGGCAAACCAATTGGTCAGTTTCAATTACAACAAAAAAAGTTAGCAGAAATGATTACCGAAATTACAAAAGCACAATTGTTGGCTTGGAGATTAGGAACTTTAAAAAATCAAGATAAAGCTACTTCTGCTCAAATATCAATGGCAAAACGTAATAATGTAGATATGGCATTAAAAGTAGCCAGAGAAGCAAGACAAATGTTAGGTGGAATGGGAATTTCTGGAGAATATTCTATCATGCGTCATATGATGAATTTAGAAAGTGTTGTTACTTATGAAGGTACACACGACATTCATTTACTTATAACAGGTTTAGATATTACTGGCTTTAATGCATTTAAATAA
- a CDS encoding methyltransferase domain-containing protein, whose protein sequence is MDLSASAWDNRYINNDIGWDLGIVSPPLKAYFDQLKNKELKILIPGGGNSYEAEYLFKQGFKNVYVVDLSKTALNNLHNRIPELPNNQLINSDFFDVNDTFDLILEQTFFCAIAPNLREKYAVKMKELLKPNGKLVGVMFNVPLNENRPPFGGNLEEYLKLFSSHFKIDILEKCYNSYKNRQGRELFVKLLKD, encoded by the coding sequence ATGGATTTATCTGCAAGTGCTTGGGACAATAGATATATTAATAATGATATTGGTTGGGATTTAGGTATTGTTTCTCCTCCTTTAAAAGCATATTTTGATCAATTAAAGAATAAAGAACTTAAAATTTTAATACCGGGTGGAGGCAATTCTTACGAAGCAGAATATCTTTTTAAACAAGGTTTTAAAAATGTCTATGTAGTTGATTTATCTAAAACAGCTTTAAATAATTTACATAATAGAATACCAGAATTGCCGAATAATCAATTGATAAATTCAGATTTTTTTGATGTAAATGATACTTTTGATTTAATTTTAGAACAAACTTTCTTTTGTGCTATTGCACCAAATTTAAGAGAGAAATATGCGGTTAAAATGAAGGAATTACTAAAACCAAATGGTAAATTAGTTGGTGTTATGTTTAATGTTCCGTTAAATGAAAATAGACCTCCTTTTGGTGGAAACTTAGAAGAGTATTTAAAACTTTTTTCTTCTCATTTCAAAATAGACATTTTAGAAAAGTGTTATAATTCATATAAAAATAGGCAAGGTAGAGAGTTATTTGTAAAATTGTTGAAGGATTAA
- a CDS encoding DUF6909 family protein — MSEIKKITRTRAQESTNAIEKLYISMRHLFSRGFYKPMGVSGETLRKSLLLLRPEIYGSIAEERIELSGLTYVIERLPEGIEECQFINLTADEGYKNSHFEAIIPPKRRRNCYRIDKDQMNIEITRGRSEIYDILTHLTFLFIESHKIQERVTLNDGEDFTREWKNLEDIVLHHKEITEKEREVTIVHLGNILGRTFDEVSNIYNTFSTTENPDRFFQLIYWLGKLAINEVVENNKRTVTFSSVLVEEIGHHIYGEIWANDIKKVLNDNKLLARPIHIISANMHSVLNSVYAKNALPKEAEKLQGFELYQLLSNADSKPLQKKVKDFATANGLIYLKDTSGTNINVQIIDTAKIDFDILSFSKLENVEDNAVIVVMDYAFGEQAFETMDELLKPYTCTKGVKTHLDVKSVSIMGKAGILEGGKGDIMIPSAHIFEGTADNYPFKNELAKEDLEGFGIEVFDGSMISVLGTSLQNKDLLKFFHDSTWNVIGLEMEGAHYQKAIQSASKIRGNISEDVQVRYAYYASDNPLETGATLASGGLGMTGVTPTYAITQKILEQIFNS, encoded by the coding sequence ATGTCAGAAATTAAAAAAATAACAAGAACAAGAGCGCAAGAGTCTACAAATGCAATTGAGAAATTATATATTTCTATGCGCCATTTATTTAGTAGAGGTTTTTATAAACCGATGGGTGTTTCAGGTGAAACATTACGTAAATCTTTATTGCTTTTAAGACCAGAAATTTATGGTTCTATAGCAGAAGAAAGAATAGAATTGAGTGGTTTAACTTATGTAATAGAAAGACTTCCTGAAGGAATTGAGGAATGTCAGTTTATAAATTTAACTGCAGACGAAGGATATAAGAATTCTCATTTTGAAGCAATAATTCCGCCAAAAAGAAGAAGAAATTGTTACAGAATTGATAAAGATCAAATGAATATTGAGATTACCCGAGGAAGATCTGAAATCTACGATATTTTAACGCATTTAACTTTTCTTTTTATTGAATCTCACAAAATTCAAGAAAGAGTTACCTTAAATGATGGTGAAGATTTTACCAGAGAATGGAAAAACTTAGAAGATATTGTTCTTCATCATAAAGAAATTACAGAGAAAGAAAGAGAAGTTACCATTGTACATTTAGGTAATATTTTAGGTAGAACTTTTGATGAGGTTTCTAATATTTATAATACTTTTTCAACAACAGAAAATCCAGATAGATTTTTTCAATTAATATATTGGTTAGGTAAGCTGGCAATAAATGAAGTTGTAGAAAATAATAAGAGAACAGTAACTTTTAGTTCTGTTTTAGTCGAAGAAATAGGACATCATATTTATGGTGAAATTTGGGCGAATGATATTAAGAAGGTTTTAAATGATAATAAACTTTTAGCAAGACCAATTCATATCATTAGTGCAAACATGCACAGTGTTTTAAACTCGGTGTATGCTAAAAATGCATTGCCAAAAGAAGCAGAAAAGTTACAAGGTTTTGAGTTGTATCAACTACTAAGTAATGCAGATAGTAAGCCGCTTCAGAAAAAAGTAAAAGATTTTGCAACGGCAAATGGTCTTATTTATTTAAAAGATACATCTGGTACAAATATTAATGTACAAATAATAGATACAGCAAAAATAGATTTTGATATTTTATCGTTTTCTAAATTAGAAAATGTAGAAGACAATGCAGTTATTGTGGTAATGGATTATGCTTTTGGTGAGCAGGCATTCGAAACTATGGATGAATTGTTAAAACCTTATACGTGTACTAAAGGTGTTAAAACACATTTAGATGTAAAGTCTGTTTCTATAATGGGTAAAGCCGGAATTCTAGAAGGCGGAAAAGGAGATATAATGATACCTTCTGCACATATTTTTGAGGGTACAGCAGATAATTATCCATTTAAAAACGAGTTAGCAAAAGAAGATTTAGAAGGCTTTGGTATCGAGGTTTTTGATGGTTCTATGATTTCTGTTTTAGGAACTTCATTACAAAATAAAGATTTACTAAAATTCTTTCATGATTCTACATGGAATGTTATCGGTTTAGAAATGGAAGGAGCGCATTACCAAAAAGCAATTCAATCTGCATCTAAAATTAGAGGAAATATTTCTGAAGATGTACAAGTAAGATACGCATATTATGCATCGGATAATCCTTTAGAAACAGGTGCAACTTTAGCCTCTGGAGGTTTAGGAATGACAGGTGTAACACCAACCTATGCAATTACTCAGAAGATTTTAGAACAAATTTTTAACAGTTAA